Proteins from a single region of Bacillus kexueae:
- a CDS encoding ATP phosphoribosyltransferase regulatory subunit, producing the protein MFEKPLGMRDTLPSLYTSKRDVRDDMVKEIERWGYDMLATPTLEFYETVGVQSAILESQLFKLLDQQGQTLVLRPDMTAPIARVAASQLYKKMGPLRLAYGANVFRAQHHEGGRPAEFEQVGIELIGDGTTSADAEVIAIMVSTLQSVGLTHFKISIGHMQFIQALFEEILGNKERSTELMQFLYEKNVVGYREHVKSLPLSQIDKDRLLRVLTLRGGIEKAEEAMEIVDSEKGKRALVELQNLWKQLEAFQVESFVKLELNTVQHMSYYTGILFEVYAANVGSPVGNGGRYDELLRKFDCSAPATGFAIRLDRLLLALGKMGTTVRKYGIIFSEEQRMEAFEEAKKLRQDGKIVVLQNITGVPNVDQFVQEFEEVMYFLGKPRKEREK; encoded by the coding sequence ATGTTTGAAAAGCCGCTAGGAATGCGGGATACATTACCGAGTTTATATACATCTAAAAGGGATGTTCGAGATGACATGGTGAAGGAAATCGAGAGATGGGGATATGACATGCTTGCGACTCCTACTTTAGAATTTTATGAAACAGTTGGCGTGCAGTCAGCCATCCTTGAGAGTCAGCTGTTCAAACTTTTAGATCAACAAGGACAGACGCTAGTGCTTCGACCAGATATGACTGCACCGATTGCTAGAGTGGCTGCCTCCCAATTGTATAAAAAAATGGGCCCTTTACGTTTAGCATATGGAGCGAATGTGTTCCGAGCTCAGCATCATGAGGGAGGGCGTCCTGCAGAGTTTGAACAAGTCGGAATTGAATTGATTGGAGATGGAACAACGAGTGCGGATGCCGAAGTGATAGCGATTATGGTGTCGACGTTGCAATCTGTCGGATTAACGCACTTTAAAATCTCCATCGGGCATATGCAATTTATACAAGCTCTGTTTGAAGAAATATTAGGAAATAAAGAACGCTCAACTGAGTTAATGCAGTTCTTATATGAGAAAAATGTTGTCGGATACCGTGAGCATGTCAAGTCGTTACCTCTTTCCCAAATAGATAAAGATCGTTTATTGCGTGTGTTGACATTAAGGGGAGGAATAGAAAAAGCAGAAGAAGCAATGGAGATTGTTGATTCGGAAAAAGGAAAAAGAGCACTTGTAGAGCTTCAAAACTTGTGGAAGCAGTTAGAAGCCTTTCAAGTTGAATCGTTTGTGAAGCTAGAGCTGAATACAGTTCAGCATATGAGCTACTATACAGGCATTTTGTTTGAAGTGTATGCAGCAAATGTTGGATCACCTGTTGGAAACGGTGGAAGGTATGATGAATTACTAAGAAAATTTGATTGCTCCGCCCCCGCGACAGGGTTTGCTATTCGCTTAGATCGATTGTTGCTCGCGTTAGGCAAGATGGGAACAACGGTAAGGAAATATGGAATTATCTTTAGTGAAGAACAACGCATGGAAGCATTCGAGGAAGCGAAGAAATTGCGCCAAGATGGAAAAATAGTTGTTTTGCAAAATATAACAGGAGTTCCAAATGTCGATCAGTTTGTACAAGAATTTGAGGAAGTGATGTACTTTCTCGGAAAACCGAGGAAGGAGAGAGAGAAATGA
- the hisG gene encoding ATP phosphoribosyltransferase: protein MSQILTVAMPKGRIFDEAVQLLRKAGYQLPGEFQDSRKLIFDIPEEGFRFILAKPMDVSTYVEHGVADVGIAGKDVLLEEERDVYEVLDLKISPCHLAVAGLPDGVIKDVAPKVATKYPNVASKYFREQGEQVEIIRLNGSIELAPLIGLAERIVDIVSTGRTLAENGLVELEHIANITSRFIVNPVSYRLKDREIDEMVERLKSVVGE, encoded by the coding sequence ATGAGTCAAATACTTACTGTAGCGATGCCAAAAGGAAGAATTTTTGATGAAGCAGTCCAACTGTTGAGAAAAGCAGGATACCAACTACCTGGTGAGTTTCAAGATTCAAGAAAGCTCATTTTCGATATCCCAGAGGAAGGATTTCGTTTCATCTTGGCAAAGCCGATGGATGTGTCTACCTATGTAGAACATGGTGTAGCGGATGTAGGCATTGCCGGAAAAGATGTCCTATTAGAAGAAGAACGGGATGTGTATGAAGTACTGGATTTAAAAATTAGTCCCTGTCACTTAGCGGTAGCGGGCCTGCCTGATGGGGTAATTAAAGATGTGGCGCCAAAAGTCGCGACAAAATACCCGAATGTCGCTTCCAAATATTTTCGCGAACAAGGAGAACAAGTGGAAATTATTCGTTTAAATGGCTCAATCGAATTAGCCCCATTAATCGGACTTGCTGAACGAATTGTCGATATCGTCTCCACGGGAAGAACTTTAGCAGAAAATGGTCTAGTTGAGCTTGAGCACATTGCAAATATTACGTCTCGCTTTATTGTGAATCCTGTGAGCTATCGACTTAAAGATCGAGAAATCGATGAAATGGTCGAACGATTAAAAAGCGTTGTCGGAGAGTAG
- a CDS encoding tetratricopeptide repeat protein, producing the protein MRNQIENRHEQSKVVPFLQDSHYFYERGLKAYRERNLSVAVKMFERALHLNNRDEDVLLQLAMTYTELSEYEKSNKLLQYILDEINPHFVAGYYFIANNYAHLGLFQEAYKYALTYEQEDEEGEFQDENDELLEMLAIEGEEAITDQDDLIVKQEVAKSYLEKGQFQEAISELQELIHQYPEFWSAFNNLALAHFYLGEVEEASRYLSLVLERNPGNLHALCNLLVFYFYERKDEDVEQLVRKLSNIHPILAEHRYKLGATFSLVGHYDEAFKWLYHLYRTGFQGDDTFYYWLSYSAYHTGHIELAEKCWEKVLVFNPEKAGAEPWGPSSSSKELYKQLYEIYTTSKRKDAKEIISTRTFHTPIEKEAIEFVLSGGKSQTSTISFAFRVADLLQNERNEEEVIGWFYILLLAVNREFKLQNPEGWAAAYHYLYVKEELGANVTKTSIAHSFQLSVQTLSKYVKKMEELLSINDENV; encoded by the coding sequence GTGCGAAATCAAATTGAGAATCGACACGAACAATCAAAGGTTGTCCCATTTTTGCAGGATAGCCATTATTTTTATGAAAGAGGGCTTAAGGCATATAGGGAACGAAATTTAAGTGTAGCCGTCAAGATGTTTGAAAGAGCACTACATTTAAATAATCGTGACGAGGACGTTCTATTGCAGTTAGCCATGACCTACACAGAGCTTTCAGAATATGAAAAATCAAATAAGCTTTTACAATACATTTTAGATGAAATTAACCCTCATTTTGTCGCTGGTTACTACTTTATAGCGAATAATTACGCTCATTTAGGATTGTTTCAAGAGGCGTACAAATATGCGTTGACGTATGAGCAAGAAGATGAAGAGGGGGAGTTTCAAGACGAGAATGATGAACTTCTTGAAATGTTAGCGATTGAAGGAGAAGAAGCCATTACCGATCAAGATGATTTAATTGTAAAGCAAGAGGTTGCAAAATCTTATCTGGAAAAGGGGCAGTTTCAAGAAGCAATTTCCGAACTTCAAGAGTTAATTCATCAATATCCCGAATTTTGGTCTGCTTTTAATAATTTAGCTCTTGCTCACTTTTATCTAGGAGAAGTAGAGGAAGCGAGTCGTTACTTATCTCTTGTGCTTGAGCGAAATCCAGGTAATTTGCATGCCTTATGCAACTTACTTGTTTTTTATTTTTACGAGCGAAAAGATGAAGATGTTGAACAATTAGTAAGAAAGCTTTCCAACATCCACCCGATTTTAGCGGAACATCGATACAAACTAGGGGCCACATTCTCACTTGTAGGGCACTACGATGAGGCGTTTAAGTGGCTTTACCATCTTTATCGAACCGGATTTCAAGGAGATGACACTTTTTATTATTGGCTTTCCTATTCCGCTTATCACACGGGTCATATTGAATTAGCGGAAAAATGTTGGGAAAAAGTTTTGGTGTTTAATCCTGAAAAGGCAGGAGCAGAACCGTGGGGACCATCTAGCTCTTCAAAGGAATTATATAAACAGCTGTACGAAATTTACACAACTTCTAAGCGGAAAGATGCGAAAGAAATTATTTCAACACGTACTTTTCATACGCCAATTGAAAAGGAAGCGATTGAATTTGTTTTATCAGGTGGTAAGTCTCAAACATCTACCATCTCTTTTGCATTTCGGGTAGCCGATTTATTACAAAATGAGCGCAACGAAGAGGAAGTCATCGGTTGGTTTTATATCCTTCTTCTTGCGGTCAACCGAGAATTCAAACTTCAAAATCCAGAGGGATGGGCAGCGGCTTATCATTACTTATATGTAAAAGAGGAATTAGGGGCGAACGTTACGAAAACTTCCATTGCCCATTCTTTCCAACTATCTGTTCAAACCTTATCGAAGTATGTCAAGAAAATGGAAGAGTTATTGTCTATAAATGACGAAAATGTGTAA
- the hisD gene encoding histidinol dehydrogenase — translation MEIINDLNMEKISLKRSVDSGTQAQQEVVKEILREVQMQGDEAVLSYTNQFDGVRLASMKVTEAEIRDAYKEVDEEFISIIQEAASNIYDFHAKQKSESWFYYDKEGAMLGQKVTPLDSVGVYVPGGTAAYPSSVIMNVMPARVAGVERIVLTTPPNRDGKIPASVLVAANEAGVAEIYKVGGAQAIGALAFGTETIAPVDKIVGPGNIYVALAKRFVYGIVDIDMIAGPSEIVVLADETAFPKEIAADLLSQAEHDALATSILVTTSDVVAEQVKEEIERQLQTLPRREIAEASIREFGKIYVLPSLDKAVELVNHLAPEHLEVVTKEPLETLRLIKHAGAIFLGRYSSEPVGDYFAGPNHVLPTNGTARFSSPLTVDDFVKKSSIIQYSERAFMKHAEKIAKFARYEGLEAHARAIESRLT, via the coding sequence ATGGAAATCATCAACGACTTGAATATGGAAAAGATTTCGCTAAAGCGAAGTGTTGATTCTGGTACACAAGCTCAACAAGAAGTCGTAAAAGAGATTTTGCGAGAAGTTCAAATGCAAGGTGATGAAGCCGTCTTATCTTATACGAATCAATTTGATGGTGTCCGCCTTGCGTCCATGAAAGTAACCGAAGCTGAGATACGCGATGCCTATAAAGAAGTGGATGAGGAATTTATTTCGATTATTCAAGAGGCAGCTTCAAACATTTATGACTTTCATGCGAAGCAAAAAAGCGAATCTTGGTTTTATTATGACAAGGAGGGGGCGATGCTTGGTCAAAAAGTGACACCACTCGATTCGGTCGGTGTTTACGTACCAGGGGGAACGGCTGCGTATCCTTCATCCGTCATAATGAATGTTATGCCAGCAAGAGTTGCTGGGGTGGAACGGATTGTGTTAACGACACCTCCAAATCGTGATGGGAAAATTCCGGCTAGTGTTCTTGTCGCTGCAAATGAAGCTGGGGTTGCTGAAATTTACAAAGTTGGCGGGGCACAAGCGATTGGAGCTTTAGCATTTGGGACGGAAACCATTGCCCCTGTAGATAAAATCGTTGGTCCTGGAAATATATATGTGGCGTTAGCGAAACGATTCGTATACGGGATAGTGGACATTGATATGATCGCTGGACCAAGTGAAATTGTTGTCCTAGCTGATGAAACGGCGTTTCCGAAAGAAATAGCAGCTGACTTATTATCGCAAGCAGAGCATGATGCTTTGGCGACAAGCATTTTAGTGACGACAAGTGATGTCGTAGCAGAGCAAGTGAAAGAGGAAATTGAACGGCAGCTTCAAACGTTGCCTCGTAGAGAGATTGCGGAGGCGTCTATTCGAGAATTTGGGAAAATTTACGTTCTTCCATCACTCGACAAAGCTGTTGAGCTTGTCAATCATTTAGCTCCTGAACATTTAGAGGTAGTAACGAAAGAGCCATTGGAAACGTTACGACTGATTAAGCACGCGGGAGCGATTTTCTTAGGTCGATATAGTTCGGAGCCTGTGGGAGATTATTTTGCAGGGCCGAATCATGTGTTGCCGACAAATGGTACAGCGCGATTTTCAAGTCCATTAACTGTGGATGATTTCGTGAAAAAATCGAGCATCATTCAATATAGTGAAAGAGCCTTCATGAAACATGCAGAAAAAATTGCGAAATTCGCACGCTATGAAGGATTAGAAGCTCATGCGCGAGCAATAGAATCACGATTAACGTAA
- the ppaX gene encoding pyrophosphatase PpaX has protein sequence MKINTLLFDLDGTLINTNDLIIESFMHTLEHYFPGQYTREDVLAFIGPPLHDSFEKLDKDRLEEMVQTYRKFNHEQHDVLVKEFDTVYETVKTLHEKGYKLGIVTTKIRQTVNMGLKLTKLDQFFDVVVTLDDVENAKPHPEPIEKALELLKASPEETIMVGDNVHDIEAGKNAGTKTAGVAWSVKGEAYIRSHEPDFVLEKMSDLLPILGAE, from the coding sequence ATGAAAATTAATACGCTTTTATTTGATTTAGATGGAACACTCATTAACACAAATGATTTAATCATTGAATCGTTTATGCATACATTAGAGCACTATTTTCCAGGTCAATACACGCGCGAAGATGTGCTTGCTTTCATTGGTCCCCCACTTCACGACTCATTTGAAAAGCTTGATAAAGACCGATTGGAAGAAATGGTTCAAACGTATAGAAAGTTTAACCACGAGCAGCATGATGTGCTCGTAAAAGAATTCGATACGGTTTATGAAACGGTTAAAACGCTTCATGAAAAAGGATATAAACTCGGGATTGTGACAACGAAAATTCGTCAAACTGTCAATATGGGTTTGAAATTAACAAAGCTTGATCAATTCTTTGATGTTGTCGTGACATTAGATGATGTGGAAAACGCGAAACCTCATCCAGAACCGATTGAAAAGGCACTGGAACTATTAAAAGCAAGTCCAGAAGAAACCATTATGGTTGGTGACAATGTTCATGATATTGAGGCAGGAAAAAATGCGGGAACCAAAACAGCTGGCGTGGCATGGAGTGTGAAAGGGGAAGCATATATTCGCTCGCATGAGCCAGACTTCGTTTTGGAAAAAATGAGTGATCTCCTGCCAATTTTAGGAGCGGAATAA
- the hisF gene encoding imidazole glycerol phosphate synthase subunit HisF, with protein MITKRIIPCLDVKDGRVVKGVQFVSLKDAGDPVELARFYDEQGADELVFLDISASHEGRKTMKEVVKQVAATLAIPFTVGGGINSLEDMKSILRAGADKVSINTAAVLNPSLITEGATFFGSQCIVVAIDAKYDPNDDTFYVYTHGGRNKTNRDVVSWAKEAVSKGAGEILLTSMDADGGKSGFDLRLTKLVSESVTVPVIASGGAGSARHFLDAYTIGKADAALAASIFHYKETSVKEVKEFLKQKGIPIR; from the coding sequence ATGATCACAAAGAGAATTATTCCTTGTTTGGACGTAAAAGATGGGCGTGTCGTAAAAGGTGTGCAATTTGTGTCACTAAAGGATGCGGGGGATCCAGTAGAACTCGCTCGTTTTTATGACGAGCAAGGAGCTGATGAGCTCGTTTTTTTAGATATTTCCGCTTCTCATGAAGGGCGTAAAACGATGAAGGAAGTGGTGAAACAAGTAGCTGCTACGTTGGCTATTCCGTTCACCGTTGGTGGCGGTATCAACTCATTAGAAGACATGAAATCCATTTTGCGTGCCGGAGCTGATAAGGTTTCTATTAATACGGCAGCGGTTTTGAACCCATCGTTAATTACGGAAGGTGCTACATTTTTTGGTTCTCAATGTATCGTCGTAGCAATCGATGCCAAGTACGATCCGAATGATGACACATTTTATGTATACACACATGGAGGTCGAAATAAAACGAACAGGGACGTCGTTAGCTGGGCGAAAGAAGCGGTCAGCAAAGGAGCAGGGGAAATTCTTTTAACGAGTATGGATGCAGATGGAGGAAAAAGTGGTTTTGACCTTCGGTTAACGAAATTGGTCAGTGAATCGGTTACTGTACCCGTTATCGCATCCGGAGGAGCAGGAAGTGCAAGGCACTTTTTAGATGCCTATACTATTGGAAAAGCCGACGCTGCTTTAGCAGCTTCAATCTTCCATTACAAAGAAACGTCAGTTAAAGAAGTAAAAGAGTTTTTAAAACAAAAGGGGATACCGATCAGATGA
- the hisA gene encoding 1-(5-phosphoribosyl)-5-[(5-phosphoribosylamino)methylideneamino]imidazole-4-carboxamide isomerase, whose product MGFTIYPAIDILNGKCVRLIQGDYEQGTVYGDSPFEMAKRFVDEGADWIHLVDLDGAKEGKRVNHEHVIRIAKELAVNVQVGGGIRTEQDVEDYFQNGVDRVILGSAAISNRPFVEAMLRKYGEKIAIGIDAKDGYVSIEGWLQTSEQKAVDLAKALVEKGAKTFIFTDIATDGMLSGPNVEATLRLAQETNANVIASGGVASVGDLKKLSLLETEGVCGAIVGKALYTKKVQLKEAMVEVTQR is encoded by the coding sequence ATGGGATTTACGATTTACCCAGCCATCGATATTTTAAATGGCAAATGTGTTCGACTAATTCAAGGGGACTATGAGCAAGGAACGGTGTATGGAGACTCTCCGTTTGAGATGGCAAAACGATTTGTTGATGAAGGAGCGGACTGGATTCACCTAGTGGATTTAGATGGAGCGAAAGAAGGAAAAAGAGTAAATCATGAACACGTCATTCGTATTGCAAAAGAGCTCGCTGTAAACGTCCAAGTTGGCGGAGGGATAAGAACAGAGCAGGATGTGGAGGACTACTTTCAAAACGGGGTAGACCGCGTGATTCTCGGAAGTGCTGCTATTTCGAATCGACCTTTTGTCGAAGCGATGCTACGAAAATACGGTGAAAAAATCGCCATCGGAATTGATGCAAAGGATGGCTACGTTTCAATTGAAGGGTGGCTTCAAACTTCTGAACAAAAGGCGGTTGATTTAGCTAAAGCATTAGTAGAAAAAGGAGCAAAAACCTTTATTTTTACGGATATTGCTACAGACGGTATGTTGTCCGGGCCGAATGTAGAGGCTACTTTACGACTAGCTCAAGAAACGAATGCGAACGTTATTGCCTCAGGAGGTGTAGCTTCTGTTGGAGATTTAAAGAAGCTTAGTTTGTTAGAAACAGAGGGAGTGTGTGGAGCGATTGTTGGAAAAGCTCTTTACACTAAGAAGGTACAGTTAAAAGAGGCGATGGTCGAGGTGACACAACGATGA
- a CDS encoding acyltransferase: MRRTDRFPISGPNSLWQIYKTVSFWKVFKNVIIIMIGRFVPFMAMKNWLYRTCLKMDIGPYSSLAFMVMVDIMFPERIKIGRNTIIGYNSTILAHEYLVKEYRIGDVIIGDEVMIGANSTILPGVTIGDGAVVAAGTVVHKDVPAGYFVGGNPMQVIYTKEQMENRQK; encoded by the coding sequence TTGCGAAGAACGGATCGATTTCCGATATCAGGACCGAATTCTCTTTGGCAAATTTATAAGACGGTTTCTTTTTGGAAAGTATTCAAAAATGTCATCATCATTATGATTGGTCGTTTTGTTCCCTTTATGGCGATGAAAAATTGGCTTTATCGTACATGTTTAAAAATGGACATTGGACCGTATTCTTCACTTGCTTTTATGGTCATGGTAGATATTATGTTTCCAGAGCGTATTAAAATTGGTCGAAACACGATCATTGGTTACAACTCAACCATTTTAGCGCATGAATATTTAGTGAAGGAATATCGTATCGGAGATGTCATCATTGGTGATGAAGTGATGATTGGAGCTAACAGCACCATTTTACCAGGTGTCACAATTGGAGACGGAGCAGTAGTCGCAGCGGGAACAGTCGTACATAAAGATGTTCCTGCTGGATATTTTGTTGGTGGAAATCCGATGCAGGTAATCTACACGAAAGAACAAATGGAAAATAGACAGAAGTGA
- the hisH gene encoding imidazole glycerol phosphate synthase subunit HisH: protein MIGIIDYGMGNLFSVSKALERLQVSYFVSGNREELKRASAYILPGVGSFNDAMQLLNEQELSSFLQEGVENGKSLLGICLGMQLLFEESVENGLSKGLGLIGGKIERIPNSTLKVPHMGWNQLSYHSPHPLLKDVEEGYVYFVHSYYAKPTDSTVVLASAQYGVQVPAVVGKGNVFGTQFHPEKSSKLGMAILRNFVSLVEGGH, encoded by the coding sequence GTGATTGGAATTATCGATTATGGAATGGGGAATTTATTTAGCGTCAGCAAAGCTTTAGAAAGACTTCAAGTTTCTTATTTTGTATCGGGTAATAGAGAGGAATTGAAACGAGCGAGTGCTTATATTCTTCCAGGGGTAGGTTCTTTTAACGATGCGATGCAACTCTTAAATGAACAAGAGCTTTCGTCTTTTCTACAGGAAGGAGTAGAGAATGGGAAATCGCTTTTAGGTATTTGTCTTGGTATGCAGCTTTTATTCGAAGAGAGTGTAGAAAACGGGCTTTCTAAAGGACTTGGGCTGATAGGTGGAAAGATTGAACGGATTCCTAACTCAACGTTAAAAGTTCCGCATATGGGCTGGAATCAATTATCCTATCATTCTCCTCATCCTCTTCTAAAGGATGTTGAAGAGGGCTATGTATATTTTGTGCATTCGTACTATGCAAAGCCAACTGACTCGACAGTCGTATTAGCGAGTGCTCAATATGGTGTACAAGTACCTGCAGTGGTAGGGAAAGGAAACGTTTTTGGAACTCAATTTCATCCGGAAAAAAGCAGCAAACTCGGGATGGCAATCTTGCGTAATTTCGTTTCATTAGTAGAAGGGGGACATTAG
- a CDS encoding DUF2225 domain-containing protein, with protein MYYKVGLACLYCHQDFQSTKVLSHKAKMKKMDSDFCIHYEKENPMFYDIYVCPHCGYAFHKSFRKLVEPYRSLVEENYIQKMKTVPNLCGNRTFEEALKAYKLALLTAQISRERKIVLGHLCLNIAWLYRINGQESEEKKFLQHAVNDFHYVLSNERLDTQDIEEDKLIYLIADLNSRLDHYQVARKWFSYLITDRNVSKKYRNYALTRWHEYKDTLGEAESI; from the coding sequence ATGTACTATAAAGTAGGACTAGCGTGTTTATATTGTCATCAAGATTTTCAATCAACAAAAGTATTAAGTCATAAAGCTAAAATGAAGAAGATGGATAGCGATTTTTGTATCCACTATGAGAAAGAAAACCCAATGTTTTATGACATATACGTTTGTCCACATTGCGGTTACGCCTTCCATAAATCATTCCGTAAACTGGTTGAACCATATCGCTCTCTCGTCGAAGAGAACTACATTCAAAAAATGAAAACGGTCCCTAACCTATGCGGAAACCGGACGTTTGAAGAAGCTTTAAAAGCATATAAACTAGCATTATTAACCGCGCAAATATCGCGCGAACGGAAAATTGTCCTCGGCCATCTATGTTTAAATATTGCTTGGCTATACCGAATAAATGGACAAGAAAGTGAAGAGAAGAAGTTTTTACAGCATGCCGTAAACGATTTCCATTATGTCCTTTCCAATGAACGATTAGACACTCAAGATATTGAAGAAGACAAGCTTATCTATTTAATCGCAGACCTCAACTCACGACTTGATCATTATCAAGTCGCTAGAAAGTGGTTTAGCTATTTAATAACAGATCGAAACGTTTCTAAAAAATATCGAAACTACGCTTTAACAAGATGGCATGAATATAAAGACACATTAGGAGAAGCTGAATCCATCTAA
- the hisIE gene encoding bifunctional phosphoribosyl-AMP cyclohydrolase/phosphoribosyl-ATP diphosphatase HisIE encodes MNIEQLKFDQNGFIVSVVQDVQSKEVLTVAYMNKESLQKTIETKETWFFSRSRQRLWHKGETSGNIQKVVEIRYDCDQDALIVLVEPNGPACHTGEYSCFHRTLEDSFTTPSPNRYEILNELEKIIADREAQRPKESYATYLFEHGIDKILKKVGEEASEVIIAAKNRDKEELKWEAADLIFHLMVLLREQKLPLDEVFKVLEERHRKSIKKEE; translated from the coding sequence ATGAATATTGAACAATTAAAATTTGACCAAAATGGATTCATCGTTTCCGTTGTGCAAGATGTTCAAAGTAAAGAAGTGTTGACGGTTGCTTATATGAATAAGGAATCGTTACAAAAGACGATTGAAACAAAAGAAACGTGGTTTTTTAGCCGCTCTCGGCAACGACTTTGGCATAAAGGGGAAACGTCTGGAAACATACAGAAGGTGGTTGAAATTCGCTACGATTGCGATCAAGATGCGCTCATCGTTCTCGTTGAACCGAATGGACCGGCATGTCATACAGGGGAATATTCTTGCTTTCATCGCACACTTGAGGACTCTTTTACCACGCCATCTCCAAATCGATATGAAATCTTAAACGAGCTAGAAAAAATTATTGCCGATCGAGAAGCGCAACGTCCAAAAGAATCGTATGCGACATACTTATTTGAACATGGGATCGACAAGATTTTGAAGAAAGTCGGTGAAGAAGCAAGCGAAGTAATCATCGCAGCTAAAAATCGAGATAAAGAAGAACTAAAATGGGAAGCGGCTGATTTGATATTTCATTTAATGGTTCTTTTAAGAGAACAAAAACTTCCGTTAGATGAAGTATTCAAAGTGCTTGAAGAAAGACATCGTAAGTCAATTAAAAAGGAAGAGTAA
- the hisB gene encoding imidazoleglycerol-phosphate dehydratase HisB — MERQSTISRTTNETDIQLAFSIDGEGVSDLNTGVPFLSHMLDLFTKHGQFNLSIQAKGDIEIDDHHTTEDIGICLGQALKEALGDKKGIKRYGNAFVPMDEAMAQVVIDLSNRPHFELRGELPSQTVGTFDTELVHEFLWKLALEARMNLHVIIHYGRNTHHIIEAVFKALGRALDEATMIDPRINGVPSTKGML; from the coding sequence TTGGAACGTCAATCAACTATAAGTCGTACAACGAATGAAACGGATATTCAGCTAGCCTTTTCAATCGATGGGGAAGGAGTATCTGACTTAAATACAGGAGTTCCGTTTTTATCTCATATGCTGGACTTGTTCACAAAGCACGGACAATTTAACCTTTCTATTCAAGCGAAAGGGGATATTGAAATTGATGATCACCATACAACAGAAGACATTGGCATTTGCCTAGGGCAAGCGTTAAAGGAAGCGTTGGGAGATAAAAAGGGCATAAAGCGATACGGCAATGCGTTTGTACCCATGGATGAAGCGATGGCTCAAGTTGTGATTGATTTAAGTAATCGTCCACATTTCGAATTGCGTGGCGAGCTTCCTTCTCAAACAGTTGGGACGTTTGATACGGAGCTAGTACATGAATTTTTGTGGAAGCTTGCGCTCGAAGCGAGAATGAATTTACACGTCATCATTCATTACGGTCGAAATACACACCATATTATTGAAGCGGTGTTTAAAGCGTTAGGGCGTGCGCTTGATGAAGCAACAATGATTGATCCGAGAATTAACGGAGTTCCCTCAACGAAAGGAATGTTATAA